The following coding sequences lie in one Arabidopsis thaliana chromosome 3, partial sequence genomic window:
- a CDS encoding RING/U-box superfamily protein (RING/U-box superfamily protein; FUNCTIONS IN: zinc ion binding; EXPRESSED IN: egg cell; CONTAINS InterPro DOMAIN/s: Zinc finger, C6HC-type (InterPro:IPR002867), Zinc finger, RING-type (InterPro:IPR001841); BEST Arabidopsis thaliana protein match is: RING/U-box superfamily protein (TAIR:AT3G53690.1); Has 3093 Blast hits to 3074 proteins in 222 species: Archae - 0; Bacteria - 0; Metazoa - 1283; Fungi - 653; Plants - 677; Viruses - 1; Other Eukaryotes - 479 (source: NCBI BLink).), which yields MGSSSSSSSTKVDTDMLVDETYLSALFDYDEIFPIADESYATEIHLQEAMFSSFGASTVGVNHHPQVHRNLVTLVKQEPEIKAENEPMEPSRRLCMICMDEKPSSDIFRGTTNCTHAYCTDCTVRYVATKIKENASRIKCPDVECTRLIEPYTCRDLIPKDVFDRWEKILCESLISSWDKFYCPFKDCSAMMVNNENGDANVTQTECRSCHRLFCVQCKVTWHAGIGCDEFQRFGNTKKKSSDEDDALLIQMAKNKQWRRCPSCKFYVDKVEGCQHIKCRCGYQFCYGCGSVWSSSHACQIRI from the exons ATgggttcatcatcatcgtcgtcaAGCACAAAGGTGGACACCGATATGTTGGTAGACGAAACCTACCTCTCTGCTTTATTCGATTACGATGAAATTTTCCCAATCGCCGACGAAAGCTATGCTACGGAGATCCATCTCCAAGAAgctatgttttcttcttttggcgCTTCTACTGTTGGTGTTAATCATCATCCTCAAGTCCATAGGAATCTAGTCACGCTGGTTAAGCAGGAACCGGAGATTAAAGCCGAGAATGAACCCATGGAACCATCAAGAAGGTTATGTATGATCTGTATGGACGAAAAACCTTCCTCAGACATCTTCCGAGGAACCACTAACTGCACTCACGCCTATTGCACCGACTGTACTGTCCGTTACGTGGCAACtaagataaaagaaaacgCATCGAGGATCAAATGCCCTGACGTGGAGTGCACGCGACTGATAGAGCCTTACACGTGTCGAGATCTAATCCCTAAGGATGTATTCGACCGTTGGGAGAAAATCTTGTGCGAGTCTTTGATCTCCTCGTGGGACAAATTCTATTGTCCGTTCAAAGATTGTTCGGCGATGATGGTGAACAATGAAAATGGAGATGCTAACGTGACGCAGACGGAGTGTCGTTCTTGTCATAGACTGTTCTGCGTGCAGTGTAAGGTGACATGGCATGCGGGGATTGGGTGTGATGAGTTTCAAAGATTTGGGaatacgaagaagaagagtagtgATGAAGACGATGCTTTGTTGATTCAGATGGCAAAAAATAAGCAGTGGAGAAGGTGTCCTAGTTGCAAATTCTATGTTGATAAAGTCGAGGGTTGTCAACATATAAAATGcag GTGTGGATATCAGTTTTGCTATGGTTGTGGATCTGTGTGGAGTTCTTCTCACGCATGCCAAATTCGTATCTAA
- a CDS encoding LURP-one-like protein (DUF567) (Protein of unknown function (DUF567); CONTAINS InterPro DOMAIN/s: Protein of unknown function DUF567 (InterPro:IPR007612); BEST Arabidopsis thaliana protein match is: Protein of unknown function (DUF567) (TAIR:AT1G53890.1); Has 295 Blast hits to 292 proteins in 13 species: Archae - 0; Bacteria - 0; Metazoa - 0; Fungi - 0; Plants - 295; Viruses - 0; Other Eukaryotes - 0 (source: NCBI BLink).), with protein MQIYRRPFETKTWQYRICPAETMVKIHPDLTTSGAGEETSSPYLTTEQESFTIWMKSLVFNTNGCTVFDSKGNIIYRVDNYNSKSCREVYLMDLSGHVLFTLRRQKFGLFKTWEGYRSSSATVESTTKLEYFRVKNNVFQVPNKDSSSSYRVNAGSCRNDEQYCYKMVTRGSSLAIEDNCGKLLAEVKRKQSINGLKLGDDVLTMMVESQVDHSFIIGLVLAHSLINCIL; from the exons ATGCAAATATACCGACGACCTTTTGAGACAAAAACTTGGCAATATCGAATCTGTCCAGCAGAGACTATGGTGAAGATTCATCCCGATCTAACAACCTCCGGCGCCGGAGAAGAAACAAGTTCACCGTACTTGACGACGGAGCAAGAGAGTTTCACTATATGGATGAAGTCGTTGGTGTTCAACACAAATGGCTGCACCGTCTTCGATTCCAAAGGAAACATAATTTATCGTGTCGACAATTATAATTCTAAGAGCTGTCGTGAAGTTTATCTCATGGATTTGTCCGGTCATGTCTTGTTTACCTTACGTAGACAG AAATTTGGATTATTCAAGACATGGGAAGGATATAGATCATCATCAGCAACAGttgaatcaacaacaaaactagaaTATTTTCGAgtgaaaaataatgtttttcaaGTTCCAAATAAAGATTCATCATCTTCGTATAGAGTCAACGCGGGATCATGTAGAAACGATGAACAATATTGTTATAAGATGGTAACTCGCGGATCAAGTCTAGCGATTGAGGATAATTGTGGAAAACTATTGGCAGAagtgaagagaaaacaatcGATAAACGGTTTGAAGTTGGGAGATGATGTTTTGACGATGATGGTGGAGTCACAAGTTGATCACTCTTTCATCATTGGACTTGTTTTAGCTCATAGTCTTATCAATTGTATACTGTAA